GCGAAACAGGCGCCACCGCGAGCCTCGTGTTCGTGCCGCCGCCCTACTGTGCCGACGCCATCATGGAAGCCGCCGACGCCGGCCTGCAACTCGTCTGCGTGATTACCGACGGCATCCCGGCACAGGACATGATGCGCGTCAAACGCTATCTGCTGCGTTATCCGAAGGAAACCCGCACGATGGTGGTCGGCCCGAACTGCGCGGGCATCATCAGCGCCGGGCGCGCGATGCTCGGCATCATGCCGGGCAACATCTACCGGCGCGGCAATATCGGCATCGTGTCGCGCTCGGGCACGCTCGGCTATGAAGCCGCCGCGCAGCTCAATGCGCTCGGCCTCGGCGTCACGACGAGCGTGGGCATCGGCGGCGATCCCATCAACGGCAGTTCGTTTCTCGATCATCTGAAACTGTTCGAGCAGGACCCCGAGACCGAGGCTGTCGTGATGATCGGCGAGATTGGCGGTCCGCAGGAAGCCGAAGCCGCGAAGTGGGTCAGCGAGCATATGACGAAGCCCGTCGTCGGCTATGTGGCCGGTCTGACGGCGCCCAAGGGACGGCGCATGGGACACGCGGGAGCGATTATCTCGGCAGCGGGCGACAGCGCGGCGGAGAAGGCGGAAATCATGATGTCCTACGGCCTCTCGGTGGCGCCCAGCGCGTCCGAGCTGGGTTCCACGGTTGCCTCTGTGCTCGAAGAACATGTCACGCGCCGCGTTGCCTGATTGGGGCTATGGCCCAGAAACACAACCCGACCCGCCGCGCGT
The Paraburkholderia terrae genome window above contains:
- the sucD gene encoding succinate--CoA ligase subunit alpha; translated protein: MSILIDENTRVIVQGFTGDKASFHAKEMIEYGTNVVGGVTPGKGGQLHLERPVFDTVKDAVRETGATASLVFVPPPYCADAIMEAADAGLQLVCVITDGIPAQDMMRVKRYLLRYPKETRTMVVGPNCAGIISAGRAMLGIMPGNIYRRGNIGIVSRSGTLGYEAAAQLNALGLGVTTSVGIGGDPINGSSFLDHLKLFEQDPETEAVVMIGEIGGPQEAEAAKWVSEHMTKPVVGYVAGLTAPKGRRMGHAGAIISAAGDSAAEKAEIMMSYGLSVAPSASELGSTVASVLEEHVTRRVA